GCCGCGAATGAAAATGTTGCGTTCTGGATACTGCAGGAAGGTTTCAACGGCGCGCTTGGACATCAGGCGGAAGTCGGCGTGATTGGGCACGATTTCGACGCCCAGCAGCTTGAGTGTCTTGTAGTAGCCTTGGGCCGTGGTGCGCTTGAACCAGCTGTCGGTTTCCCGGTTGTTCCGGACGCCGTAGACGATGTCGGCGCCATCCGCATAGGCATCCACCATGTCGCCGATTTTGTCGGGATCATCTTGGAGGTCGGCATCGATGGTGACAATCATATCGGCGGTTTTCACGGCTTCACTCATGCCGGCGATCAGCGCCGACTGGTGGCCGAAGTTGCGGGAAAAACGCAGTCCGCGCACGCGAGAATTCATGGCGTGCAGTTTTTCGATGATGTCCCAGGTGTGATCCATGGAACCATCATCGACGATCAGGATGTCGGCACGCTGACCGAGGACGGTTTGCGCGGCGATTTGGTCTTCAACGGCCAGTAATTTTTGCACCGAGGACGTCAGTACCTCTTCTTCATTGTAAGCAGGAACAACAATCGTTAATTTTGATGTGGCCATGATTTCAACATCCCTTCCGGTAAAAACTGCCGCATTTTAGCTTGAATAAAGGCTTCCGCAGGTGTGACCAGCAACCACCAGCCGCTAGCTAAGCAGACACTGGCGAGCACATCAGAGAGGTAGTGGTCGCGCAGATACACCCGCGATATCGCCACCATCGCGATCCAGCCAATGCCAATCAATACAGTAATCAGCTGGGTTTCTTGATCTTGAATGTGCGGCAGGCAGAGCGTCCACAAGGTGAACACTAGCAGCGCCGTGCAAAGCGTGTGGCCGCTAGGGAAGCTAGCGCCGTGATCCAGCACCAGCTGATGGAGCGGGCGACTGCGGTCAATCAGTAGCTTGAAGCCTTCCGTAATGGCGGAGCCGCCGAGCTGCAGACCGGCAAACCATAGGCTGACGACCGGTCCTTGCTGGAGCCACAACCACAGGCAAAGCAGCGCAGTGAGACCGACGACGGTGGCAGGACTGCCGAGGGTGGCAACGACTTTGAAAAGCGCGGTATTCATTGGATCGATGGCGCGCGTGGCCAAAGTGCTGGCCGCCGCGTCCAATTGCGCAAGCCAGGCGGCATGCGTGATGACACCAAGGGCTATGGCGGCAAAGGCAATCAGGCTCATCCCGCCTAGCAATGTTTTGGTTTTAGTCGGCATCGTCGGCACCTCCGCGATGGCGCAGCGCCATGAAGGCGGCAGGCGCTAAGGAAATGACCACGATGGCCAGCATGATCAGTTCGAAATGGGTTTTGACGATGGCAATATTGCC
Above is a window of Lactiplantibacillus paraplantarum DNA encoding:
- a CDS encoding phosphatase PAP2 family protein; the encoded protein is MPTKTKTLLGGMSLIAFAAIALGVITHAAWLAQLDAAASTLATRAIDPMNTALFKVVATLGSPATVVGLTALLCLWLWLQQGPVVSLWFAGLQLGGSAITEGFKLLIDRSRPLHQLVLDHGASFPSGHTLCTALLVFTLWTLCLPHIQDQETQLITVLIGIGWIAMVAISRVYLRDHYLSDVLASVCLASGWWLLVTPAEAFIQAKMRQFLPEGMLKSWPHQN
- a CDS encoding glycosyltransferase family 2 protein; amino-acid sequence: MATSKLTIVVPAYNEEEVLTSSVQKLLAVEDQIAAQTVLGQRADILIVDDGSMDHTWDIIEKLHAMNSRVRGLRFSRNFGHQSALIAGMSEAVKTADMIVTIDADLQDDPDKIGDMVDAYADGADIVYGVRNNRETDSWFKRTTAQGYYKTLKLLGVEIVPNHADFRLMSKRAVETFLQYPERNIFIRGLIPKLGFKTAEVFYKRTPRMAGESKYQLKKMLAFAWDGITSLTIAPVRLILILGTLSCLLAVGMVVYAIVMKMLGLTVHGWSALMVSLWFVGGIQMISLGVIGEYIGKLTTEVKHRPRYTVQTILD